ATCAAATGATCGCCATGCATTCCCTTGCCTTCCTTCAGATATCCCACAACGATAACCGAAGGGTCTGCGGCGAATTGCCTGCCGGCATCGTGGATGCCCGACCGTCTCAGAATGCGCGCGGAATTCATTCCCCCGGCGGAACAGACGACCACATTCGCATGGATCTCATAATCATCGCCATTGCTGCCTCTGGCCATCACACCACCGGCGGTGCCGCTTTCCACGATCACATTCCGGGCTTTCACATGGGTCAGCAGCGTAGCCCCGTTGGCAATGGCTTCAGCAACAGGTTCTTCAGCGGTCCACTTGGCACCTCTAGGGCATCCCAAGGCACATTTCATACAGCCGACTTTGCATTTCCCGGGATCAAAGAATTTATCCGTTACCCCCCAGGGGTACCCCAGTTCCTGAGCAGAAGCCATAAGACGTTTGGCCGCAGGGGCAATCAGCTGATCAGGAACCTTGTTTACCCGGCATTCCCGCCGGGCTTCCACTGTTTCCTGTCTGATATCTATTCCATGAATCTTCCACTCGTCATGGGACGGCTCCCACGCAATTCCGCAAAAGACCAGCGAGGTTCCACCGACGCCGCTGGCAGAGAACATGATGTCCCCTTCCATGGTGGGCGTCCGGCCATGTTTTTCGAAAATCTCCGCGGCGGCAAGCAGGGTACCCAAAAACCTTTTGTGATATCCGCCTTGTTCCAGGAGGATGACTTTTCGCTTTTTCTTGGACAGGTCTCTGGCTACTGTAGCTCCTCCGGGTCCTGTGCCTATCACCACAACATCGGTATCCAGCCTTTTGGT
The genomic region above belongs to Dehalococcoidia bacterium and contains:
- a CDS encoding FAD-dependent oxidoreductase — its product is MSKTTKRLDTDVVVIGTGPGGATVARDLSKKKRKVILLEQGGYHKRFLGTLLAAAEIFEKHGRTPTMEGDIMFSASGVGGTSLVFCGIAWEPSHDEWKIHGIDIRQETVEARRECRVNKVPDQLIAPAAKRLMASAQELGYPWGVTDKFFDPGKCKVGCMKCALGCPRGAKWTAEEPVAEAIANGATLLTHVKARNVIVESGTAGGVMARGSNGDDYEIHANVVVCSAGGMNSARILRRSGIHDAGRQFAADPSVIVVGYLKEGKGMHGDHLMGVGGKDYENCITYAGAMSTDYSQLLANVANSPHKARDLKNMLRRGKAMGIMVKIGDETTGRVFLEEGKVSKVFSDRDNFRLEYGKVVAEKILIKAGCDPYSIGWGKPILAHPSATVPIGKLLDSNLQTSVKNLYCCDAGVFPETPGVPPVLTIIALGKRLAKHLDSTLSNK